One window of the Candidatus Bathyarchaeum sp. genome contains the following:
- a CDS encoding AEC family transporter — MADALIGTAVPILLLMGIGFLSRKFDLLKSGDERVLSSYVYYFALPARFIVDMAQTTFVTETLVFIFAGIIPIFLVVAIFSLLYVTVRFSRNTFYLLTLSTIFGNTAFFGIPFVTFAFPSTQTEQTATLSAATIGIAAIAVSVALLEFYRLEKISKIQGLKYVGSRLLKNPLIVSIFVGIIISLVGIEIPLPLATVLDMIGGTTSAVAIFMLGAFLYGKKYTNLKVGFGLSLLRIILLPLIALATLMLFELPIMEESVIVLMHAMPVAVALSVLSERYNFHRETIASLTLVSSVGAIVYLNLWLALLGV, encoded by the coding sequence TTGGCTGATGCCCTGATTGGCACTGCGGTTCCCATTTTGTTGTTGATGGGAATTGGGTTTTTGTCCAGAAAATTTGATTTACTAAAATCGGGGGACGAACGGGTACTCAGCTCGTATGTTTACTATTTTGCGTTGCCTGCCCGATTTATTGTCGACATGGCACAAACAACCTTTGTTACAGAAACACTAGTTTTCATCTTTGCGGGGATTATTCCCATTTTTTTGGTCGTAGCAATTTTTAGTTTACTTTATGTGACAGTTAGGTTTTCAAGAAACACGTTTTATCTTCTCACATTAAGCACAATTTTCGGAAACACAGCATTTTTTGGGATTCCTTTTGTTACTTTTGCGTTTCCGTCAACCCAAACTGAACAAACTGCTACCCTCTCAGCTGCAACAATTGGAATTGCAGCCATTGCGGTGTCTGTTGCATTGTTGGAGTTTTATCGTCTGGAAAAAATTTCAAAAATACAGGGTTTAAAGTATGTTGGTAGCCGGTTACTGAAAAATCCGTTGATAGTTTCAATTTTTGTTGGCATCATAATTTCTTTAGTTGGAATAGAGATTCCCTTACCTCTGGCTACGGTTTTAGATATGATAGGAGGCACCACCTCTGCAGTTGCAATTTTTATGTTGGGGGCGTTTTTGTATGGAAAAAAATACACCAATCTAAAAGTTGGATTTGGATTGAGCCTTTTGCGGATAATTTTGTTGCCGTTGATTGCTTTGGCTACTTTGATGCTGTTTGAGTTGCCCATAATGGAAGAATCAGTAATTGTGCTAATGCACGCTATGCCCGTTGCGGTCGCATTATCTGTTTTGAGTGAGCGTTACAATTTCCATCGAGAAACAATTGCTTCCCTGACATTGGTTTCCTCTGTGGGGGCAATCGTTTATCTTAACCTTTGGTTAGCCCTGCTAGGTGTTTAA